One window from the genome of Terriglobia bacterium encodes:
- a CDS encoding BlaI/MecI/CopY family transcriptional regulator translates to MPKTAQISLTRREREIMDILYRLGRASAGEVMEDLTGEPNYSTVRAQLRVLEDKGHVRHEEQGLRYVYIPVVPRHEVRQSALRHMIDTFFEGSVHKVVVALLGTEGGHISREELDRIAEVVEKARKGVRK, encoded by the coding sequence ATGCCGAAGACGGCCCAGATCAGCCTCACCCGCCGGGAGAGAGAAATCATGGACATCCTTTACCGGCTGGGCCGGGCGAGTGCCGGCGAGGTCATGGAGGATCTCACGGGCGAGCCGAACTACTCGACCGTGCGGGCGCAGCTCCGTGTACTCGAAGATAAGGGTCATGTGCGCCACGAAGAACAGGGCCTGCGTTATGTCTACATCCCGGTCGTGCCGCGTCACGAAGTACGGCAGTCTGCGCTGCGGCATATGATCGACACCTTCTTCGAAGGGTCGGTGCACAAAGTCGTGGTGGCGCTCCTGGGAACCGAAGGCGGCCACATTTCGCGCGAGGAACTCGACAGAATTGCCGAAGTCGTCGAAAAGGCCCGAAAAGGGGTCCGGAAATAG